The proteins below are encoded in one region of Paraburkholderia phenazinium:
- a CDS encoding prolyl oligopeptidase family serine peptidase — MPAAFASTSQGSPTSPASAASPVSVHWPQSPDPFLSLESLDDTAVLAWVEQQNARTRAAWCSSARFETLRQQLAEAYLPRERPVIPDRWQDWAYDLWQDEHNPKGIWRRTSWANWRAGTPAWQNLLDFDALGAAEGTPWVCVELDILYPDGDRALVTLSPGGSDAVVVREFDIDAQRFLSDGFVVAKAGKHTVSWIDRDHVYLRWDKGGKSLTRSGYPREVRRWSRGTSLAKAPVVFRGEFDDISVDADYDPIDRRHTASRSVDFFDSETFYLDAAGAWQRYDVPTHVGVGAWEGWLLFEPRLDWSLEDAHYPGGALLAIREREFLAGERRFVPLFTPNTQTSACDWTHTRHHLIVSYLDDVQSKTVLWQPQQSEDGAWEWHSRAFPARASSQVDVSPIEPTLNDEVYVDVDDYLLPSEYWLADLARDDLAEWELLDRWPTQFDATPYTVKRGHAQSADGTRVPYTVIGPRALLETASHAGGSAQARPCLLTGYGGFAIPLTPSYLTGPGIGWLAQGGVFVVAHIRGGGEFGTEWHRAAQAENRQRSFDDFIAVGEALIADGVTTAAQLGIRGGSNGGLLVAACMVQRPDLFGAVVCEVPLLDMSRYHLLHAGASWIDEYGDPDEPDEARVLAAYSPYHHVSAGVQYPPVLFTTSTSDDRVHPGHARKMVARMQALGAERVWYREDTDGGHGGGSDELEQAVHDAMEYDFLWTCLGGTEAA; from the coding sequence CAGCAGCGCGCGCTTCGAGACCCTCAGACAGCAACTGGCCGAGGCTTATTTGCCGCGCGAGCGGCCGGTGATCCCGGATCGCTGGCAAGACTGGGCCTACGACCTCTGGCAGGACGAACACAACCCCAAGGGCATCTGGCGGCGCACCTCATGGGCGAACTGGCGGGCGGGTACGCCGGCGTGGCAAAACCTGCTCGATTTCGATGCACTTGGGGCGGCCGAAGGCACGCCGTGGGTGTGCGTCGAACTGGACATTCTCTATCCCGATGGTGACCGTGCGCTCGTGACGCTGTCGCCGGGCGGTTCGGACGCCGTGGTGGTGCGGGAATTCGATATCGACGCGCAGCGTTTTCTGAGCGATGGCTTTGTCGTTGCCAAGGCCGGCAAGCACACGGTTTCGTGGATCGACCGCGACCACGTGTACCTGCGCTGGGACAAAGGCGGCAAGTCGTTGACGCGCTCGGGCTATCCGCGCGAAGTGCGGCGCTGGTCGCGCGGCACTTCGCTCGCCAAGGCACCGGTGGTGTTTCGCGGCGAGTTCGACGACATCAGTGTCGACGCGGACTACGATCCGATCGATCGGCGGCATACGGCGTCCCGCAGCGTCGACTTTTTCGATTCCGAAACCTTCTACCTCGATGCCGCCGGCGCGTGGCAGCGCTACGACGTCCCCACGCATGTGGGCGTGGGCGCGTGGGAAGGCTGGTTGCTGTTCGAGCCGCGCCTCGACTGGTCCCTGGAGGACGCACACTATCCGGGCGGCGCGCTGCTGGCGATTCGCGAGCGCGAATTTCTGGCGGGCGAACGTCGCTTCGTGCCGCTCTTTACGCCGAACACACAGACCTCGGCGTGCGACTGGACTCACACGCGACATCATCTGATCGTCTCGTATCTGGATGACGTGCAGAGCAAGACAGTTCTCTGGCAACCGCAGCAGAGCGAGGACGGTGCATGGGAGTGGCACTCGCGCGCGTTTCCGGCGCGCGCGAGCTCGCAGGTGGACGTGTCGCCCATCGAACCGACGCTCAATGACGAGGTGTATGTCGATGTCGACGATTACCTGCTGCCGTCCGAATACTGGCTTGCCGATCTGGCGCGCGACGATCTCGCCGAATGGGAATTGCTCGACCGGTGGCCGACCCAGTTCGACGCGACGCCTTATACGGTCAAGCGAGGCCACGCGCAATCCGCCGACGGCACACGTGTGCCGTACACGGTGATCGGTCCGCGCGCGCTGCTCGAAACGGCATCGCATGCGGGCGGCTCAGCACAGGCTCGTCCGTGTCTGTTGACTGGCTACGGAGGCTTCGCCATTCCGCTCACGCCGAGCTATCTGACCGGACCTGGGATTGGCTGGCTCGCACAGGGCGGCGTGTTTGTAGTCGCACATATTCGCGGCGGTGGCGAGTTCGGCACCGAATGGCATCGCGCGGCACAAGCGGAAAACCGGCAGCGCTCCTTCGACGATTTCATCGCGGTTGGCGAGGCGCTCATCGCCGATGGCGTGACCACGGCCGCGCAACTGGGCATCAGGGGCGGCAGCAACGGCGGCTTGCTGGTGGCGGCGTGCATGGTGCAGCGCCCCGATCTTTTCGGTGCGGTGGTGTGCGAAGTGCCGCTGCTCGATATGAGCCGCTATCACCTGCTGCATGCTGGCGCATCATGGATCGACGAGTATGGCGATCCCGACGAGCCGGACGAGGCCCGCGTGCTCGCAGCCTACTCGCCGTATCACCACGTGAGCGCCGGGGTGCAGTATCCGCCGGTGCTGTTCACGACCTCGACGAGCGACGATCGGGTCCATCCGGGACACGCGCGCAAGATGGTGGCACGCATGCAGGCGCTGGGGGCAGAGCGCGTGTGGTATCGGGAGGATACGGACGGCGGGCATGGCGGCGGCTCGGATGAACTGGAGCAGGCCGTCCACGATGCGATGGAGTATGACTTCCTGTGGACCTGTCTGGGCGGCACAGAGGCCGCCTAG
- the xth gene encoding exodeoxyribonuclease III → MKIATWNVNSLKVRQQHVMDWLETSQVDVLCLQELKLTDDKFPRAEFEAKGYRSWFAGQKTYNGVGILVRDGLNVDESTIVRNIPGHEDPQQRVITATIEGVRIISAYFPNGQAPGSEKFAYKLGWLAALHDWLIGELAQHPKLALLGDYNIAPEDRDVHDPKAWEGQNLVSPEERAEFVRLIGLGLVDAFRQFDHPEKIFSWWDYRMMAFRRNAGLRIDHILLSQPLAEVCTSCDIDKVPRKWEQPSDHAPVVAQIN, encoded by the coding sequence ATGAAAATCGCCACCTGGAACGTCAATTCACTGAAAGTCCGCCAGCAGCACGTGATGGACTGGCTCGAAACGAGTCAGGTCGACGTGCTCTGTCTGCAGGAACTCAAGCTGACCGACGACAAGTTCCCGCGCGCCGAATTCGAGGCAAAAGGCTACCGAAGCTGGTTCGCCGGCCAGAAGACTTATAACGGCGTGGGCATCCTCGTGCGCGACGGTTTGAACGTCGATGAAAGCACGATCGTGCGCAATATCCCGGGCCATGAGGACCCGCAGCAACGCGTGATCACCGCGACGATCGAAGGCGTGCGGATCATCTCCGCCTACTTCCCGAACGGGCAGGCGCCGGGCAGCGAGAAGTTCGCCTACAAGCTGGGCTGGCTCGCGGCGCTGCACGACTGGCTCATTGGCGAACTCGCGCAGCATCCGAAGCTCGCGCTGCTCGGCGACTACAACATCGCCCCGGAAGATCGCGACGTCCACGACCCGAAGGCCTGGGAAGGACAGAACCTCGTCTCGCCGGAAGAGCGCGCCGAATTCGTGCGCCTGATCGGACTGGGACTCGTCGATGCGTTCCGCCAGTTCGATCATCCGGAGAAAATCTTCTCGTGGTGGGACTACCGCATGATGGCGTTTCGCCGCAATGCGGGGCTGCGCATCGATCACATCCTGCTGTCACAGCCGCTTGCTGAAGTCTGCACGTCCTGCGATATCGACAAGGTACCGCGCAAGTGGGAACAACCGTCGGACCACGCACCCGTGGTTGCGCAGATTAACTGA
- a CDS encoding response regulator, with protein sequence MDPFAPAPKVTVWRMPRPASLQNHLLMIADDDQLACQSAAQVLRLAGFEVLTAYSGQEALRLARAAQPAVAILDLSMRIGNGWDTATTLRDEAQEMLLIAHTGFSTHSEWQRAESCGFDAYFVKPCDHDRLIGLIREFLGSCPRANSD encoded by the coding sequence ATGGACCCATTTGCACCGGCGCCGAAAGTCACGGTGTGGCGTATGCCGCGCCCCGCGTCTTTGCAGAACCATCTATTGATGATCGCCGACGACGACCAGCTCGCGTGCCAGTCCGCGGCGCAGGTTCTCCGGCTTGCCGGTTTCGAGGTATTGACGGCCTATAGCGGACAGGAAGCGCTGCGCCTGGCGCGGGCGGCCCAGCCGGCGGTGGCGATCCTCGACCTGTCGATGCGTATCGGCAATGGCTGGGACACCGCCACCACGTTGCGCGACGAGGCACAGGAGATGTTGCTGATCGCCCATACCGGATTCTCGACCCATTCCGAATGGCAGCGGGCCGAAAGCTGCGGCTTCGATGCGTACTTCGTGAAACCTTGCGACCACGATCGGCTGATCGGGTTAATCAGGGAGTTCCTCGGCTCGTGCCCGCGCGCCAATTCAGATTGA
- a CDS encoding potassium transporter Kup, translated as MSSSVTSPSSHTAAAAPSLVLGAIGVVFGDIGTSPLYTLRECLKAAGGINQTNVFGIVSLILWSIIMVVTLKYVSFVMRADNDGEGGILALTALASRVAPARLSQVLLTLGVFGAAMFYGDSMITPAISVISAVEGVTLVDPKLTAWIVPISLVILTGLFKLQKRGTGTVGKVFGPIMIVWFVTLAALGLLHIVTGPGIIKAVSPLYAVTFVTRAPGTAFVVLGSVFLALTGGEALYADMGHFGKKPIRLAWLLLVLPSLILNYFGQGALVLARPSTIEQPFFESAPGWALVPLVVLATFATIIASQAVISGAFSMTKQAVQLGFLPRIPVVHTSTHEVGQVYVPFINVSLYAAVVFLVVFFKSSDNLAAAYGIAVASTMLLTTLLMYFITHSLWKWSPLATFVVIGPLALVDAVFVSSNVSKVAEGGWFPLLAGGVLFTVMTTWHRGRELVVERMKTDNIPLAGLIQSLCGGSHPPPRVEGTAVFPGGVAGMTPSAFMHNLKHNRVMHGTNIFMAGMTENVPHVHDEEKITVENMGYGCYAVNVRHGFMEIPNVPAVLLLVAKAIPDWEYEPADTSFFLARDTVLATGESKEMALWREKLFAFLGRNAAQAAEYYSLPANRVVELGGQINL; from the coding sequence ATGTCCTCATCTGTCACCAGTCCCTCGTCCCATACAGCCGCCGCCGCGCCCAGTCTCGTGCTTGGCGCCATCGGCGTCGTGTTCGGCGACATCGGCACAAGCCCGCTGTACACATTGCGCGAATGTCTGAAGGCTGCGGGCGGCATCAACCAGACGAATGTGTTCGGCATCGTCTCGCTGATTCTCTGGTCGATCATCATGGTGGTCACGCTCAAGTACGTGAGCTTCGTGATGCGCGCCGACAACGACGGCGAAGGCGGCATTCTCGCCCTGACCGCGTTGGCCTCGCGTGTCGCGCCGGCGCGGCTGTCCCAGGTGCTGCTGACGCTCGGCGTATTCGGTGCCGCGATGTTCTATGGCGACTCGATGATCACGCCGGCCATTTCGGTGATCTCGGCGGTGGAAGGCGTCACGCTGGTCGACCCCAAACTGACCGCGTGGATCGTGCCGATCTCACTGGTCATCCTGACAGGTCTCTTCAAGCTGCAAAAGCGCGGCACGGGGACGGTCGGCAAGGTGTTCGGCCCAATCATGATCGTCTGGTTTGTCACGCTGGCCGCGTTGGGGCTGCTGCACATCGTGACCGGCCCGGGCATTATCAAGGCGGTTTCGCCGCTGTACGCCGTGACGTTCGTGACGCGCGCGCCCGGCACGGCATTCGTGGTGCTGGGTTCGGTGTTCCTTGCGCTGACGGGGGGCGAGGCGCTCTATGCCGACATGGGGCACTTCGGCAAGAAGCCGATTCGCCTTGCCTGGCTGTTGCTGGTGCTGCCTAGCCTGATTCTCAACTACTTCGGTCAGGGTGCACTGGTACTGGCGCGGCCCTCGACCATCGAGCAGCCGTTCTTCGAGTCCGCGCCCGGCTGGGCGCTCGTGCCGCTGGTTGTGCTGGCCACGTTCGCCACCATCATCGCCTCCCAGGCGGTGATTTCCGGCGCGTTCTCGATGACCAAGCAGGCGGTTCAGCTCGGCTTCCTGCCGCGCATCCCCGTCGTCCATACGTCGACGCACGAAGTCGGGCAGGTCTACGTGCCGTTCATCAACGTGTCGCTGTACGCCGCGGTGGTGTTCCTCGTGGTGTTCTTCAAATCTTCGGACAACCTGGCTGCGGCGTACGGGATTGCCGTTGCCTCGACCATGCTGCTGACTACGCTGCTGATGTATTTCATCACCCACTCCCTGTGGAAGTGGAGTCCGCTCGCCACCTTCGTGGTGATCGGACCGCTGGCGCTGGTCGATGCGGTGTTCGTCTCGAGTAACGTCAGCAAGGTCGCTGAAGGCGGCTGGTTCCCGCTGCTGGCGGGTGGCGTGCTGTTCACGGTGATGACCACCTGGCACCGCGGCCGCGAGCTGGTGGTCGAGCGCATGAAGACCGACAATATTCCGCTCGCCGGTCTGATCCAGTCGCTGTGCGGCGGCTCGCATCCGCCGCCGCGCGTTGAAGGCACGGCGGTCTTCCCGGGGGGCGTGGCCGGCATGACACCCTCTGCGTTCATGCACAACCTGAAGCACAACCGCGTCATGCACGGGACCAACATCTTCATGGCCGGCATGACCGAGAACGTTCCGCACGTGCACGACGAGGAGAAAATCACCGTCGAGAACATGGGTTATGGCTGCTATGCGGTCAACGTGCGCCATGGCTTCATGGAGATCCCGAACGTGCCGGCGGTTTTGTTGCTGGTCGCCAAGGCGATCCCCGACTGGGAATACGAGCCGGCGGACACCTCGTTCTTCCTTGCCCGCGATACGGTGCTTGCCACCGGCGAGAGCAAGGAAATGGCGCTGTGGCGCGAGAAGCTGTTTGCGTTCCTCGGCCGCAATGCGGCGCAGGCGGCCGAGTACTACAGCTTGCCGGCGAACCGTGTGGTCGAACTGGGCGGACAGATCAATCTGTAG
- a CDS encoding ABC transporter permease produces MNFSFNLNRTANASAWRLLPNGWDFVAFPLIICVIAFTAIGFHQTLAPMSTLKTQVISLDPSSLPEYALRTTLRMLAAMAASLAFTLIYGTIASKSRRAEKVLVPILDILQSVPVLGFISFTVTFFIGLFPGRVLGAELAAIFAIFTSQAWNMTFSFYQSLRSVPRDLDEVSRGFHLTGWQRFWKLEVPFSMPGLIWNMMMSMSGGWFFVVASEAITVGNNTITLPGIGAYLAQAIADKNMHAIGWVILTMTIVIIAYDQLLFRPLVAWADKFRMETTSSGNAPESWLLDLVRRTRLIHRGLVPMGKLFANTARMPMRLPSLGQLKFSMPRRQKSSRLGDIIWGVLVILLTLYVVYRVVAYVRTGVTLDEVGHVFVLGLITLLRVALLIAISSAIWVPIGVLIGLRPALAEKIQPLAQFLAAFPANLLFPVFVIVIVRFHLNPDIWLSPLIVLGTQWYILFNVIAGASAYPNDYREVSKNFSIRGWQWWRKAMLPGIFPYYVTGAITASGGAWNASIVAEYVQWGDTKVVAHGLGSYIAQTTAAGDFPKIILGIAVMSLFVTLFNRTLWRPMYAYAESKLRLD; encoded by the coding sequence ATGAATTTCAGTTTCAATCTAAACCGCACCGCTAATGCGTCCGCCTGGCGCTTGCTGCCCAACGGCTGGGACTTCGTCGCCTTTCCGCTGATCATCTGCGTGATCGCCTTCACGGCGATTGGCTTTCACCAGACGCTCGCGCCGATGTCGACGCTCAAGACCCAGGTGATCTCGCTCGACCCGTCGAGCCTGCCCGAATACGCGTTGCGCACCACGTTGCGCATGCTGGCGGCGATGGCGGCGTCGCTGGCGTTCACGCTGATCTACGGCACGATTGCTTCCAAGAGCCGCCGCGCCGAAAAAGTGCTGGTGCCGATTCTCGACATCCTGCAGTCGGTGCCGGTGCTCGGCTTTATTTCGTTCACGGTGACGTTCTTCATCGGGCTTTTTCCGGGGCGGGTGCTGGGCGCCGAACTCGCGGCGATCTTCGCGATCTTTACGAGCCAGGCCTGGAACATGACGTTCAGCTTCTACCAGTCGCTGCGCTCGGTACCGCGCGATCTGGACGAGGTCTCGCGCGGCTTTCACCTGACCGGCTGGCAGCGCTTCTGGAAGCTCGAAGTACCGTTCTCGATGCCCGGCCTCATCTGGAACATGATGATGTCGATGTCGGGCGGCTGGTTCTTCGTGGTGGCCTCCGAAGCGATCACGGTGGGCAACAACACGATCACGCTGCCGGGGATCGGCGCCTACCTGGCGCAGGCGATCGCGGACAAGAACATGCATGCGATCGGTTGGGTCATTCTGACCATGACGATCGTGATCATCGCGTACGACCAGTTGCTGTTCCGTCCGCTCGTCGCGTGGGCCGACAAGTTCCGCATGGAAACGACCAGTTCGGGTAACGCGCCGGAGTCCTGGCTGCTCGACCTCGTGCGCCGCACCCGTCTGATTCACCGCGGCCTCGTGCCGATGGGCAAGCTGTTCGCCAATACGGCGCGTATGCCAATGCGTCTGCCAAGCTTGGGGCAACTCAAGTTCAGCATGCCGCGCCGCCAGAAGTCGTCGCGCCTGGGCGACATCATCTGGGGCGTCCTCGTGATTCTCCTGACGCTCTACGTCGTCTATCGCGTCGTCGCCTATGTGCGGACCGGCGTCACGCTTGATGAAGTGGGCCATGTCTTCGTGCTCGGCCTGATCACGCTGCTGCGCGTGGCGCTGCTGATCGCGATCTCGTCGGCGATCTGGGTGCCGATCGGCGTGCTGATCGGGCTGCGTCCGGCGCTGGCCGAGAAGATCCAGCCGCTCGCGCAGTTCCTCGCCGCGTTCCCGGCCAATCTGCTGTTCCCGGTGTTCGTGATCGTGATCGTGCGCTTCCATCTGAACCCGGATATCTGGCTGTCGCCGCTGATCGTGCTGGGTACCCAGTGGTACATCCTGTTCAACGTGATTGCAGGGGCGAGCGCCTATCCGAACGACTATCGCGAAGTCTCGAAGAACTTCAGCATTCGCGGCTGGCAGTGGTGGCGCAAGGCGATGCTGCCTGGAATTTTCCCGTACTACGTGACGGGCGCAATTACCGCTTCGGGTGGCGCGTGGAATGCGAGCATCGTGGCCGAGTATGTGCAGTGGGGCGATACCAAGGTGGTGGCCCACGGGCTGGGCTCGTATATCGCGCAGACCACGGCGGCGGGCGACTTCCCGAAGATCATTCTCGGCATTGCGGTGATGTCGCTGTTCGTGACGTTGTTCAACCGCACGTTGTGGCGTCCGATGTACGCCTATGCCGAATCCAAACTGCGGCTCGACTGA
- a CDS encoding ABC transporter ATP-binding protein produces the protein MLNPKIVSADLFPTPPQTQIPATPARLGAEVLRVTDVSRGFDKNQDELLVLDGVNLSLREGEIVGMLGRSGSGKSTLLRIIAGLIEPTSGDVNYLGKPLSGPAKGVAMVFQTFALFPWLTVLQNVEAGLEAQGVGARERRERALAAIDLIGLDGFENAYPRELSGGMRQRVGFARALVVDPTLLLMDEPFSALDVLTAETLRTDLLDLWTQGRMPIKSVLIVTHNIEEAVFMCDRILVLSSNPGKVVAEIKVPFAHPRNRLDPAFRKLVDEIYAKMTARQAGESTRKGLELGSLLPHVSTNLMAGLIEMLAMAPYHGRADMPEIARSLHLEVDDLFPVAEMLQHLGFAEVREGDILLTPPARVFAELGTQERKLMFAEHLLRHVPLASRIKTVLNERPGHRAPRVRFEQELEDFLTDSAAEETLDAVINWGRYGEIFSYNDQTELFSLEDVEA, from the coding sequence ATGCTAAATCCTAAAATCGTCTCGGCCGATCTGTTTCCGACGCCGCCGCAGACTCAGATCCCGGCCACGCCTGCACGCCTTGGCGCAGAAGTGCTGCGCGTCACCGACGTGAGCCGCGGCTTCGACAAGAACCAGGACGAATTGCTGGTGCTCGACGGGGTGAACCTGTCGCTGCGCGAAGGCGAGATCGTCGGCATGCTGGGCCGCTCGGGCTCGGGCAAGTCGACGCTGCTGCGTATCATCGCCGGTCTGATCGAACCGACCAGCGGCGATGTGAACTATCTCGGCAAGCCGCTTAGCGGTCCCGCCAAGGGCGTGGCGATGGTGTTCCAGACCTTTGCGCTGTTCCCCTGGCTCACGGTTCTGCAGAACGTGGAAGCGGGTCTGGAAGCGCAGGGCGTCGGTGCTCGCGAGCGCCGCGAACGCGCGCTGGCGGCGATCGATCTGATCGGTCTGGACGGTTTTGAGAACGCCTATCCGCGCGAACTGTCGGGCGGCATGCGGCAACGCGTGGGCTTCGCCCGCGCACTGGTGGTCGACCCGACGCTGCTGCTGATGGATGAGCCGTTCTCGGCGCTCGACGTGCTGACCGCCGAAACGCTGCGTACCGACTTGCTGGACTTGTGGACCCAGGGCCGTATGCCGATCAAGTCAGTCCTGATCGTCACGCACAACATCGAAGAAGCGGTGTTCATGTGCGACCGGATTCTGGTGCTGTCGTCGAACCCGGGCAAAGTGGTGGCCGAGATCAAAGTGCCGTTTGCGCATCCGCGTAACCGTCTCGATCCGGCGTTCCGCAAACTCGTGGACGAGATCTACGCAAAGATGACCGCGCGTCAGGCTGGTGAGTCGACCAGGAAGGGCCTGGAGCTGGGAAGCTTGTTGCCGCATGTGTCGACCAACCTGATGGCGGGTCTGATCGAAATGCTGGCCATGGCGCCTTACCACGGCCGTGCGGACATGCCGGAAATTGCCCGTTCGCTGCATCTCGAAGTGGACGATCTGTTCCCGGTCGCCGAAATGCTGCAGCACCTGGGCTTCGCCGAAGTCCGCGAAGGCGACATTCTGTTGACGCCGCCTGCACGCGTGTTCGCTGAACTCGGCACGCAGGAGCGCAAGCTGATGTTCGCCGAGCATCTGCTGCGCCACGTGCCACTTGCGAGCCGGATCAAGACGGTGCTCAACGAACGTCCGGGGCATCGTGCGCCGCGTGTGCGTTTCGAACAGGAACTGGAAGACTTCCTGACGGACAGCGCGGCCGAAGAGACGCTCGACGCGGTGATCAACTGGGGCCGCTATGGCGAGATCTTCTCGTACAACGACCAGACCGAACTGTTCAGTCTGGAGGACGTGGAGGCCTGA
- a CDS encoding aspartate/glutamate racemase family protein, which translates to MKTIGIIGGMSWESSSEYYRLLNRHAKARLGGHHNARSVLLTVDFAEVEALQRAGDWAALGTQMADAAQQLEHGGADLVILATNTMHRVYESIEQAILIPFLHIADPTGSALREAGVERVGLLGTRYTMEQTFYTGRLNDRYALEMLTPNEADRAEVHRIIYDELCHGVVHEESRRVYQRVIEDLATRGAQAVILGCTEITLLIKPEHAALPVFDTTALHAQAAVDWAIEADARRAAAR; encoded by the coding sequence ATGAAAACGATCGGCATCATCGGCGGCATGAGCTGGGAGTCATCCAGCGAGTATTACCGGCTGCTCAACCGCCACGCAAAGGCGCGGCTCGGCGGCCACCACAATGCTCGCAGCGTCTTGCTGACCGTTGACTTCGCCGAAGTGGAAGCGCTCCAGCGCGCCGGCGACTGGGCCGCGCTCGGTACGCAGATGGCCGACGCCGCGCAGCAACTCGAACACGGCGGCGCGGACCTCGTGATCCTCGCCACCAATACGATGCATCGGGTGTACGAGTCGATCGAACAGGCCATCTTGATTCCCTTCTTGCATATCGCCGACCCGACCGGCAGCGCTTTGCGCGAGGCTGGCGTCGAGCGTGTGGGGTTGCTCGGCACGCGCTATACGATGGAGCAGACGTTTTACACGGGACGCCTGAACGACCGCTACGCACTCGAAATGCTGACGCCGAACGAAGCCGATCGCGCGGAAGTGCATCGCATCATTTACGACGAGTTATGCCATGGCGTGGTCCACGAGGAATCACGGCGCGTCTATCAGCGCGTGATCGAGGACCTGGCCACCCGCGGGGCGCAGGCGGTGATTCTCGGCTGCACGGAGATCACGCTCCTGATCAAGCCGGAGCATGCCGCGTTGCCGGTGTTCGATACCACAGCGCTGCATGCGCAGGCTGCGGTCGACTGGGCGATCGAGGCGGACGCTCGGCGCGCAGCGGCACGCTGA
- the dinB gene encoding DNA polymerase IV, which produces MGVTIRELLDNTTVFLYSICILNQLDTPPADSPSPPPSPLRKIIHCDCDCFYASVEMRDDPSLRGRPLAVGGRPDHRGVVATCNYEARRFGVHSAMSSAMALRKCPDLLLIPPTMEKYRIASRQIMAIYRDYAVEVEPLSLDEAYLDVTHTESCKGSATLMANEIRKRVRETVGVTVSAGVAPNKFVAKIASDWNKPDGLYVVRPHEVDAFVAALPVRKIFGVGKVTAAKLEKLGLVTCAQLREWPLVDLHRQFGVFGRRLYELSRGIDDRPVRSDRERKSVSVETTYVTDLRTLEECAAELRRLAEQLDVRIARAEAAAAVRKLFVKIRFADFQRTTVECVGEVTHLPTFLALLEKGFARRNQAVRLLGVGVRLEEEHLAQHGQFELFDEEPADELIEAPEQAPPHDSAE; this is translated from the coding sequence ATGGGCGTAACAATCCGTGAGCTTCTTGATAATACTACTGTATTTTTGTACAGTATATGCATCTTGAACCAGCTCGACACTCCTCCGGCGGATTCGCCCTCGCCGCCGCCCTCGCCCTTGCGCAAGATCATCCATTGCGACTGCGACTGTTTCTACGCATCGGTCGAAATGCGCGACGACCCCTCCTTGCGCGGCCGGCCGCTGGCTGTGGGCGGGCGGCCCGATCATCGCGGCGTGGTGGCCACCTGCAACTACGAGGCGCGGCGCTTCGGCGTGCATTCGGCCATGTCGTCGGCAATGGCGTTGCGCAAGTGTCCCGATTTGCTGCTCATCCCGCCCACCATGGAGAAATACCGCATCGCCTCGCGCCAGATCATGGCGATCTACCGCGATTACGCGGTCGAGGTCGAACCGCTGTCGCTCGACGAAGCTTATCTGGACGTCACCCACACCGAGAGCTGTAAAGGCAGCGCCACGCTGATGGCCAACGAGATCCGCAAGCGTGTCCGCGAGACGGTCGGCGTGACGGTGTCGGCAGGCGTGGCGCCCAACAAGTTCGTCGCCAAGATCGCCTCCGACTGGAACAAGCCCGACGGTCTTTATGTGGTGCGGCCGCACGAGGTTGACGCGTTCGTCGCCGCATTGCCGGTGCGCAAGATTTTCGGCGTGGGCAAGGTGACGGCGGCGAAGCTCGAAAAGCTCGGGCTCGTGACATGCGCCCAGTTGCGCGAGTGGCCGCTCGTCGATTTGCATCGTCAGTTCGGCGTGTTCGGCAGGCGGCTCTACGAGTTGTCGCGCGGCATCGACGATCGGCCCGTGCGCTCGGACCGGGAGCGCAAATCGGTGAGCGTGGAGACGACTTACGTCACGGATCTGCGCACGCTCGAAGAGTGCGCGGCGGAACTGCGGCGTCTGGCCGAACAACTGGACGTACGGATTGCGCGCGCCGAGGCGGCAGCGGCCGTGCGCAAGCTGTTCGTGAAGATCCGCTTCGCCGATTTTCAGCGCACTACGGTCGAATGTGTCGGCGAGGTTACCCATCTGCCGACCTTTCTCGCATTGCTGGAAAAGGGCTTTGCGCGCCGCAACCAGGCGGTGCGGCTGCTGGGTGTGGGCGTGCGGCTCGAGGAAGAGCATCTTGCCCAGCACGGGCAGTTTGAGCTGTTCGATGAAGAGCCGGCGGATGAGCTCATCGAAGCGCCGGAGCAAGCGCCTCCGCACGATTCTGCCGAATAG